The genomic interval CTTTTGTTTTACCCAAAATATCATTGCTAAACCAAGGATAATTTCCACAATTCCAGAAGACAAAACAACAAAGTCCATAAAACGTGAGTCATTAGGCAGCCATCTAGGAACTTGGGCTAAGAATTCAGTTCGTTGAAAGGTTAAGTGACCGATTCCGGCCAATAGCATAAATGAGCCCAGTAAGATTCTCATTGCATTTTGAAAGAATGATGTCTTCATGTTTGACTTTGTCTTAAAAGAGATTGCGTTATTAAGTTACCGTTTTTTTGGTTATATATAGGAATAAAATTCAGTTTTGAATACTGGAGGAAAATTATGATACCTTACTTACGTAAAGATTACTTCTTAGTTTTTAAACTGTTTTGTGAAATAGGTAGGAGGGAAAGAGTCTTTTTGTGAGTGAGATTTAGATGTGAAAGGAAAAAGTCCTCAGTCCCCAAGCTTTTGAATTGCCAAGGAATTTTTTCCGTTTTGTGATTAACTTTCGTCATTGAAAAAATCTAGGGATAAGCTATATTAATGTTGCAACGTTGGATACAAAAACTGAAACGAATTCATAACTGCTTGATGCATAATTGTAGCGTGATTTTCCAACGGCAAATAATCGAAAAACACATTTACGCTTTTACTTTTTGATTTCTTCAATTTATCCGCCAATAAATTAGCATCTACTTCCATTACTCGGGGAATTTTGGTGGGTGTTATACCTTCTTTTCCAACAGCAATATAGATATCTGTTTGTTGAGTTGAACTCTCAGATAGTATTGTTGAATTAAATTCCAAAAGCGAACCATTATCCCACCACAAACTAGGGCTAATGATAATGTATTTGTTGAAGAGTGTCGGTTTTTTCAAAAGTACTTCCGTAGCAAGTAATCCGCCTAAGGATTGCCCAATGATGGTTTTATCGGTATTTGTATGGTATTTATTTTCAATAAATGGCTGCAACTCTTTTTCAATAAATGAGATGAATTTATCAGAATGCCCTGAATTTGGAGTTGGAATGGTTGGTTTTACATCAGATGCAAATGTAAAATCTCTTTTTCGGTCAACATTTGCAACACCCACTACAATAGACTTCGGCAGCTGGTTGATCCATTCGAAACTAAAGAACTGAACAAGTCCAACGATGTGAATAAAATCTTCATCTGCAGAACCGTCGAGTAGGTAAATTACTGGGTACTTTATTGAATCGTTTGGATTATAACCTTCTGGGAGATAAATGTTCAACGTTCTTTTTTCTGAAAGCTCTTTTGATTGGATTTCTTCGATTGTACCTAGCACAAAAGGCTTGGAATTAGAAGTTTCAGTTATTGAAACTGATTCCTTCCCATTTTTAGACTTCCCTTTTTGGGCCACTGAAATCAATACAGAAAAAGAGAATAGTGTGAGTAGCGCTAAATGTTTCATCGGTTATTCTTTAATTGGCGATTGTTACCTGTTTGTTTAAAATCAATTATAATGATAAAAAGTGGGTTTTGAACGTTCGAAGTACTGATATGAATCAAATTTAAAAGCTTCAAGTCTCATTTTGGTCACCCCTTCGCAATTTATTGGCCAACTGATTCAATTCCCGAAGTCGTTGTTTATTCAACTCTTTCGCGGCCTGTTTATTGTTTTTCTTCTGTCCCATTAATTTGGAATGAAGCTTTTTATTCTCCGTATTTTTCTGTTTCGCCACATTACAAAGTTAGAATTCATTGGGGAATAATGATATCGGCTTGTAAAAATCAATAGAATCGAACGAGTAACAAAATCTTCACAATCTATCCCAAAAAACCGAGTATCACCATTCCATTCAACTATCTTTAAGAAAAACAGTATGTCAGGAAAACAGAAAAAACAATTTGGGGTGTGGATGGATGCTCATCACGCAACGATAGCTGGTCGTAAAGAAGAAGATGACACCGAATTTGTGATTCTTGGAAGAGTCGACAATCCAGGTGCTGATCGGAACACGAATGAAAATGCCGAAAATAATCAGGAACAGGCGCTCACGCATAAGTTTTTCAAAGAAATTGCCGCGAAAATGGTCAATATTGAGGAAATTCATGTTACAGGCACTGGTCAGGCTCAGGAACAATTCATTCACTTTCTTTCCGACACGCCGCAGTATAAGCATGCAGTGGCTACAGAAAGCACTTCGATCCGAATGAGTGACGAAGCCCTTGTGACGATGATAACGGATCATTTTCGTTAAGTTGCAGCTCCAAAAGCTTATTAAATCCAAATCCCTGGAGCATCGCTTTGGGGATTTTTTCTTTCTGAAAGTCCCAAAACAGCATATGTTGATCGAAGTTTATTAGCTATTCGTACTTTTTACTGAATAGTTCTCTTTATTATTTCTTTCACTCCACCTTTTGTTAGAATTAAAGAACTATAGCTGCCTGATTTGTCCTGAATAAATTCAATCGTCCTGTCGTTATTGTCTGCTCTGAAAAATTTTAATTTGGATTCAGGCAAGAGTTCCATTTCGGAACTATTATAGTACAGTTTTCCATCCGTTTTTATGATCTCGATTTCACCATACTTCCCTGTAAATTGATCATATAGTAAAGTATCTATTTTGATCTGAGAATGTTTGTAAGGAAGTTCAACGTCTTTTTGAAAAGAAATTGCGGAAAGTCCGTAAGCAATAATATAAGATTGAGATTCATTATTAGATAAAACCGTTACAAAGAGTTTGTCATCTGTAAATCGATTAAAAGAAGTCATTGTGCCAAAAAAACCTCCGTCATGCGCAATTAGTTGATGTCCGTGATTATAAAATGGATTAATTATAAATCCATACCCCCAATTTTCAGAATTATGGGGTGTAAACATTCGTTTTTTCATTTCTGCTGAGAGGATAGTTGTTCCGTACAAAGCATTGTCCCATAATGCCAAATCTTCGACGGTAGAATAAACGCCATCGTGGCCTATATTAAATCCCCAATTGATATAGGGATTCTGGATGAATCCTTTTTCTGTTCGACAGTATACCTTGGCTTTTTCTGATACTATTGAATCGTTATTACTGACGCCTGTATTATTCATTCCTACTTTTTCAAATATATTTTCCTTTAAAAAAGCGGCATAGGTTTGACCTGAAACCTTTTCTATAATCTTAGCTAACAGGTAATAGCCAATATTGCTATACTCACTTTTAGTTCCTGGTGAAAAATCGTAAGGTATTTTCTTTATTTCAGAATAAGCAGAATCAACACTAATGGTAGTTAATGCCAGATCTTTAAACCCTAATGCAAGTCCTGAAGAATGAGCTAATAACATATGAATAGTAACGCTATCGGATTTCGGATAATCTGGAAAAAAATCACTTAGATGATCATTCAGTGACAGTTTCCCTTTTTCTACTAACAGGAGAATAGCAGCAGCTGTAAATTGTTTTGTCACCGAAGCTAACTGAAATTTAGTATTTACGGTATTTTTGATATTCCACTCGTAATCCGCTAAACCGTATGATTTTTTCAATAAAACCGAACCGTTTTTTGTGACAAGAACTGTTCCACTAAAATTGTTTACATCAACCTGTGCTTGCATGTATTTTGCAAGATTGGTTGAGATGTCTTTTTGTCCAAAAATCAGTATTGGAAATAGCATTATTATTGTCAAACACAACTTCATCATTATTTAAGAATAGAATTAAGATGCAATGTTATCACTTAATAAAATGTTGGAATTGTATTTTTGTAAACCCATTAAACAAATACCCATTTTATTTGATTCTCTTCAAGTTCTGCTATTTTTGAAAAAAATGCTTTGGGTGTAAAACCAGTTAATTTTCTAAAATCTCGAATCATATGTGACTGGTCAAAATAATCTAGATTATAAGATAGCCCCATTTCATTTTTATTTTCAAGATGACTTTGGATAGCTGCCCGAAATCTGATTATTTTTTTGAATTGAGAAGGTGTTTTACAAATATGTTTATCAAAATGTTTGTTTATGGTTGTTCGCGACCGACCGGTTTTAAGAGACAATTTCGTCATCGACTGATTTAAATTGCTTGCATCCATCATTTCGGCGAGTACATTCTCTAACAAAACATCTTCAAACGGCTTCAATTTTGAAATCCAATAACATTCTAGTTTCTCGATTTTTTCATCCGGATTTTTTATTGAAAGAATGGACGCCATAGTGGCCTTATAATCATCGTATGGATTAAAATCGGGAAAAGTTCCTTCTGAATAATTTTTCAAATCATTTCTTATAAAAGGATTTATTCCAAGAGGTTTGAAGTACGTAGTAATTTCATTGATTTTGCCTTCATATTTC from Fluviicola taffensis DSM 16823 carries:
- a CDS encoding alpha/beta hydrolase codes for the protein MKHLALLTLFSFSVLISVAQKGKSKNGKESVSITETSNSKPFVLGTIEEIQSKELSEKRTLNIYLPEGYNPNDSIKYPVIYLLDGSADEDFIHIVGLVQFFSFEWINQLPKSIVVGVANVDRKRDFTFASDVKPTIPTPNSGHSDKFISFIEKELQPFIENKYHTNTDKTIIGQSLGGLLATEVLLKKPTLFNKYIIISPSLWWDNGSLLEFNSTILSESSTQQTDIYIAVGKEGITPTKIPRVMEVDANLLADKLKKSKSKSVNVFFDYLPLENHATIMHQAVMNSFQFLYPTLQH
- a CDS encoding helix-turn-helix domain-containing protein, which gives rise to MTIKIFKPTNPLLKKHIECFYILERTSEENPATYFTFPSIYTIATISEQTKTLVTENKIITTHCPSNPIETNLVCNFNEPVLVKYEGKINEITTYFKPLGINPFIRNDLKNYSEGTFPDFNPYDDYKATMASILSIKNPDEKIEKLECYWISKLKPFEDVLLENVLAEMMDASNLNQSMTKLSLKTGRSRTTINKHFDKHICKTPSQFKKIIRFRAAIQSHLENKNEMGLSYNLDYFDQSHMIRDFRKLTGFTPKAFFSKIAELEENQIKWVFV
- a CDS encoding DoxX family protein translates to MKTSFFQNAMRILLGSFMLLAGIGHLTFQRTEFLAQVPRWLPNDSRFMDFVVLSSGIVEIILGLAMIFWVKQKIKVGIILAIFYILVFPGNISQYTNEIDAFGLDTDQKRLIRLFFQPVLICWALWSTGVIKKWRNKN
- a CDS encoding serine hydrolase domain-containing protein, encoding MLFPILIFGQKDISTNLAKYMQAQVDVNNFSGTVLVTKNGSVLLKKSYGLADYEWNIKNTVNTKFQLASVTKQFTAAAILLLVEKGKLSLNDHLSDFFPDYPKSDSVTIHMLLAHSSGLALGFKDLALTTISVDSAYSEIKKIPYDFSPGTKSEYSNIGYYLLAKIIEKVSGQTYAAFLKENIFEKVGMNNTGVSNNDSIVSEKAKVYCRTEKGFIQNPYINWGFNIGHDGVYSTVEDLALWDNALYGTTILSAEMKKRMFTPHNSENWGYGFIINPFYNHGHQLIAHDGGFFGTMTSFNRFTDDKLFVTVLSNNESQSYIIAYGLSAISFQKDVELPYKHSQIKIDTLLYDQFTGKYGEIEIIKTDGKLYYNSSEMELLPESKLKFFRADNNDRTIEFIQDKSGSYSSLILTKGGVKEIIKRTIQ